TCTTTATCTGGGAGGTAAAAGATCTTCTGCATACCAGTATAGTAGAGCTCACTACTCAGATCAGTTTCACCCCTCACAGccttttattgtcttttatgAGGTGGGAAGGTGACAACTAGAGCTGCTCAGTCACCAGCCATCACTGGACTGATGATATCTGCCCCTCCCACCTGAAGACAAGCCTGACATGCCAATCTAACACCAATAAACCAACTCTCTACAGAGATGGTGAAGTCCACACTGAATAACACTGAGTTTATTAACTGTAGAACCCATTCTACATTATTGTGACAAAACCACAGCTGAAATACAAATCAAAACTTTTTGCTAGTCACTGTGGGGAAACTAATGACTGTTGTGGGCCTCGGATCAGTTAAATTGTGCTGTTTATGCCACAGAAACTGATCGCAAACACAATATTTGTTGATCGTGTTTAAATAGTTCAGCTTTCAGAGTCCATACACGGCTCGGTCCACGGAGCTGGATTGGGTAACTTAACAGTTATTTGCATGATAAACAAACTGTGCGCAGCTCGTTCATCGTCTACACTGAACATGAGTGTCAAACAATCATGTCCCCGTCGATCACGAAAATAAGTTAATAGTTATCGAAGTTAGCCGTGGAAGTTATGTCAGCGATggaaatacagaaaacacaaacatcagacgTCATGAGCTGTTAGCCAACATAACAtgaacagaaacatgaacacTATCACTACGATGGGGAGATCTGTATCTGTATTAATATATATCTGTAATGTAAGTCAGTCGTTTCCAAATAACTTTTGTCATACAACAGGAATTTTACCTTGGCAAATACAGGCGAGgctaaaaacattattattttgtgcACAGCACTGAAATAACTGCTGAAACTGAGGCGATTAGTTCCACCTGTGATTTTCCTGTTACGATGAGTCAAACAATGGCTGCTGGGAAAAAGGTCTAtgaatttgtttaatttggGGAAAATTAAAAAGGCTAACAGTATCACAAATCTCAATTAGTCCCAAAGGTCTTTACAAAATGTACAGCTGTTAAACAGTATTAAAGGTGTGGGCCAGTTTGACGTGCCACAGTAGGAAACACAGAGATGTAGGTAATAAAACGaatgcttcagtttcagggtcgtTACCGTGCACGCCGTCACGGCTTTGTGAGAACGAGCCATTAATGTGAGTAGTAACACCTGTGTGGTGAAAAAggccttttcacagcagacgtGTCAACTTGTCAAAGCACACGTGgaatttataatattaatgatggctgcattccattcaGGTGAGCTGCCTCCGTGGCTCTGATATTAAACATAATCAGTCACCGACACGGCTTCCTGACAAACTTAATATGGAATGGAGCCATCATTAACATAAttggtcacacctgtgctttttcaacacacacacacacacacacacacacacaatatttagATGATATCAACAACAGTAACCTTCTCTTTAAGAGGCTAAACACAAAAATTAAAGCAAATCATTGCAAAAGTTCTAAACATTTTATAATACTGATCAACATCAGCACTCATGTCTTTGAGACATGAACACATCAACACAGCCACATTAAGATTTAAAAGCAGGCACTGAAAAGCTCTGGATTAGAACTAGAGCCCGAACAATATCTTGGTTTGCAGATATCAGCCGATCACAGGTATATTGGTATCTGCATATGTGTTGTCTGATATTTTAGAGATTAAAATGCTTGAGGGAATGTATGATCACAGTTGAGGCTTGGAAACAGGAACAGGACAGTCATACTGCAGAGGAGTTCCTCTACCATCCATTAACATCCTGACAGATTTTCACACCAATTTAAACGTGACAGTCAGCCGGTGCGACTCACATGTGACTCTCAGGTGACCTTACTGACCCCCGGGGACATTATTCAAACCGCTGAAACAAATTGAAATTCCCTCACTAGTCAGCAGACCAGAAGAAGCTTCTTTGATGGATGGTTTCTATGtcagcatttaatgtaaatgCAAAGAGAATTACAGGAATATTTATGAAATAGCCATTCAAAGAAGTTCATAAGAAAAGCAATGTTAAAGCCTTCatgaaccttttttttgttattataaaCAACTAGTTATGAATACTACTACTTACCTGCTAATAAATACATGTAACTTAATGTgttattcaaattaaaaagtagtttattaCTGAACAGCACAGTTCattcaccaaaaatgtaaaaagataaTTTGGCCAAAGGAccaaaaagtatgttttttaaagtatGTTTTATATAAAGTGTGCATATCTGCTTATTATCATATCAGAACACTTTAATGTACGAAGCCAAAACATTGAGCTCTGACCAAAGAAGGTCTCATAAACATCCTACTTActtctttttcactttcttttcatTGGCGCCTTCGTTTCCTGGTCTGCaaagagagaagcagcagcGTTAACAGCCTCGAAATGTATTTGACATCAAGCTTATTGTTGACCGGCACTCATAAATAATAAAGTTGGAATATGTGTTGCAGTAGTATAGCAAAGTATAGTTTAAAAAGGGATACCTTGTCAATACCATTACAAGCACTGACAATAATGATGCAATCACTGTGTTAAAGGGAAATATTAACAGTGAACAGTCGTGAAAATAGGAGTCTGTATTTATCATTACGTCCTCTAGATGGCGATAAAAAGCACCAACACTGTCGTCTGTTACTGGGTCATTGTACAGCGACGGTTTTACAGTATGGACTACAGTGTGAGTCACTTCCTGAATAAGACAGTGTCCCCGTTAAAGCTGATATTTTTAACGCTCCATGGCACAGAGTGTCTGACAACATGAGAGCTTAGTTTCAGAGCCAAATTACCTGACAACCATGAAATCATCTCAGTGTGGACACAGACCTCATCCGGACCGTCTGGCAGAGCAGATAACTGTATGGCCGAAAAAAATGAGAACACCAGATTCTCTCCTGTTCAGAGGCATCTAACTCGCGTCCCGATGAATACTGAGCCAAAATGGCAGACACAATAGAGACTGGGCAGTCTGAGTGAACAAATGAGGCTCTCTACCATCGAATGCCAGAAACTGTACATCCTAAAAACAAAATcctgtcattttctgaacaCCTTTGTCTGTTAGTTAGTCAAATGGCTGTGCTGggagctgaaaaacaacccGTTACATTCAACATCTGCCACAGCTTTCGTTCACCGGAGTACGCTTGTGAACACACAACCACAACACAGTGGACgtgagaggaaaaacacaaacaatatcaGAACTTTTGACCTCACTGTGCCAACAAATACTTTGAATAACGCAGCACAAGATGTTTGGAGCGATCTGAAGAACATGTCGTGCACTCTGAAGCTCTGATcttatgcagctgtttttttattgagaGGCTGTGATGAAATTTGTGGCTTAGTGCAACTCAATgcataaaaacactgaacactgacttCTGACTGACTTGATAGAACTGTAAATGTATGTCGAGATCTTAAACATCTGCCGTTGACTCTTTTTGTCACAAGCAGGTAAGTGATGGAGACGCCTTACCCAGTAATGCTGAggggtttgttttcattctccTTGAGTTTCTTTTTCATCTCAGTCGTTCTTGACGGTCTGTGCACATATTTCCTCTTCCCTGTGCATTCATAGGTCCAGTGTCCCATCTCCAAACACTTCTGGCAGCGgacatgttgtttgtttgcctccCTGTGGGTAATAAAACAGTCAAATCTCAATGAAGACAAACGAGGGCAGACTAAACAAATCAGCTTCATTTCCTCGTTGTTCAGCtgaactgaaacacacagtctgtaTTTCCACTCCTCCTGCAGTGCTGGTCGACCTAAAACTACTCTGCTGAAGTTAAGGAAACATCACAGTGACGGTGGCTGGTGCATTTTTCTACAAAGGGACTTTAAGATGATCACACATACTGAGGTACCACATCAGTGTtttcaaaggaaagaaaatgtccTCTGTTGGCTGAGCTGATTATGTAATTGTTATAAGAAGATAATACTGGTACAGGTAATAAATTCTTTACAACAACAGTCTTTAATACAACAATTTAACCGTGATGATCAGAAGCCTCATCTCACCCTCCATAAACTCAAACTACCTCCTCTAGTAAGTAACAGTAGTTCTAATAACTTCTTAGTTCAGAGGTTAAATTATTGTCCAACGGCAGGATTTTCCTTATGCACATTTCACATTATACATGAAGTCAATGCAAaggatcatttatttatttagcaatatgaaaataacactCACAGGCTGCCTAAGGCACAAAGGTTAATGCTTCTCTAGTGACAGAAGAGCTCTCTTTACATACATTAAAGACGtcattattgttttggtttgtttaaagAGGCACTGTGTCGTTTAGgagaaaaaagtcaaactcagaattttaatgttAACCACACTAATGAGGTAAatacaaatattcacattttccaTAATTGAAGCGAGGAAAATGGCTATGCATGAACAGTTAACACTGATTTAATTTAATGAAGTAAATGCTTATAACAGTCTAATTTAGAAGTTGGTCTGCGTCAAACCTGATACAAGACCTTTCTTAAATCTAGTTTTGATCAGCTACCTCCTTCATATTGTTTGTAATGTGATAATTTAACCAATATTAAAGAGGCGATAATATAAACGCTGACATATTTATctttcccataactgaataaaccatctgttctcagaggaaaatacggagccagaacactgtttgaagctaaaaggtggcagggtccgccacatatcaaCAATGTTAAACAGCATAAATTGTgtcggtttgtttattcagttgtgaaaaCGAAGATAGTTTGTATATTTGGTTTGTCTggccattaaaaaaagaatcagtcaatgaagatttttctctttggATTCAAATTTCTTCCCCCAAACagcagactgaacctttaaatcATCGTGTGACACATTAACGTCACCTGGCTGTCTAACTCTGACGCTTTAatcgtcacacacacacctatagtTACATATCTcgacatgaaaacaagatgattcTGTTGTTCATGAGCAGATATTTCAGCAGACATCGTGTCACTCGGTTAGTATCTGTTTCTTGCAATATTCTGAACCACAATCTCGAACAAAATTAACTCTCGTCGGTTATTTGTGTATCAGAACCTACAGATGACGagtttaatgcctaaacaaGAGTTTGAGGACAGAAAACAGCCCGACAGCTTCGTGATTCTGTTCTGTGGAGAAAAGACCGCGTCGCCTTCGAGCCTCCATGAAGCGCTGAAGATGTTCGTGATTCAGCCTCGTGACGTTTCACCTGACACGagcctccatcacacctgagaCCACACCGGCACCGTGTTCACCAACCACCGGAAACAACACGCGTTTATACAGATGTCTAAATTATACTCACGCTTGTCTTCTGGCTATTATTCTGTGCATGGGAGTCGCCATGTTGCactacttttttcttcttcgttgGAATCGGAGCAGTGCGTACTTCCGGCAGCCTTAATGCAGCCAGTGCCCTCTAGTGGCAGAGATGTTgcactgcaggtgtgtgtctgaACTTTAACTCACTGATGAGGGCTCAATTAGTGgagttaatttcctttttttcactcattaGACCAAAAAGATGTTAAAGTTTATGTGATGTTAAAAGGTTTATTGTATGACAGCAGAAGACAGACAAATATAACAATGCGTTTTTGTTTCAATCAAAACAGATGCAAGATTTAACACGAACAGTTTGTGCTTCAGTCacaatgataaaaaaacatgaacagaaaaaagtaggaaagaaagaaagaaagaaagaaagaaagaaagaaagaaaaacatttcagccTATTTTTTAGCTGTTCATGTGTcaattcagaatcagaatcagaatcagatttatTACGAAGAAGGATTTTACACCAATGAGGAACTTGTCCTGGTGGATAAGGTGCATGCActgaagacaataaacaataaacaaacagtgactgttatatatacataatataaacaatataaacaaacagagacataagTGTGGGATGACTgataaataaagacagaagaGCTGTACAGAATgacaaaatagataaaaaataaaaaatagttaaaaattataaaaattgTCCAAATTCTGCATTATTGTAATGCAAAGATTCAAGGGGTGGTGGGTATGAGTGCCAGGACTTAGTATTGTTCATATTCAATATAACTTTTTCAGGCTATAAACTTTATGGTTGTTTTGAATTAtagtaaaaatgttattattttactttttaaagtatAAAATAGATTgtttatacatatacatataaataaatatctatATTGCAATAATAACATCCTGTTGACACAGTGTCAAAAGAAAtaacaatttaaataaataaaaattatttTACATTGGAATTGCAGTAAAAGGCACTCATGTTTGTGAATGGGCAGAGCATCTTATTGTGTTCATTTCATTGATTGATTACTCAGTTTATTTGATATCAGCAGCAAAATGCTGCTCAGTCTctgtcaaaacattttcaattctCTTTGATTGTTTATGAGAttaattatgtcatttttagAAATACATTAGGGTTTCTGTAATGTCAATAAAACATGTCTCAGTGGACACACCGTTTATTTATGGTAAAAAGACCAGAAATTCAGTCAAGTCTGTGATCTGCattgaaaatatttgatttcCCTTTACAGTATTGAAAATATGTAGCATGACAGAACTGTATGGGACTGAGTTCAAGTGCAGGAGATTTATTGTCACTCAACAGATATCAATCACTGAGCAACAGGGAATGCAGCCATTTAAATCTGGTGGCATTCATCCATTTGATCCACATGTTGACCACATTCAGTTTGTACTGTTCACCAAACACTTAAACCTCATAGTTTACTGGGAATGTCAACGCTCGGCACTCTTCATATTTCATAATTGGATTTTATTCCTGATCAAATCCAACCAGGAATTCAGAACTCTTTctttaatgaagaaaatgtgaatGTCTTTAGGCCTGACAGCTGTAAATGAGCATGCTGACAGgattatacacatatatattttgtCTTTGGTGTTATCTCCATATCTTCAGCACTGTGCAAACTATTGCTGAGGTTGAGCAGTTGGCTATCTGTGTCACCAACACAGTCCACCCTCCCACACTCAACTGTCATCACACCCACCCATACTCTCTGTCAGAGCTGCAGGTAGCCTCCATGTCCTCTCTCGTTTCttaaacagtgttttcattccACCAACAAATATTGTTAATTCTTTATAAAAAGACTTAGAAAGTAATGGATCTAAATGCTGTATAGTTAACGATATACAACAGTTTAGTCCattcaaaaaagtaaaacactgCAGACATATAATTTAATACCATCCTGCACAAAACCAACAATATTTAATCTTAAATTTTCTTCACTTGCATTCCCTGTAACATGATAtcttttaattgatttatttaattacatTGTTATTCCTTGCCTGTGCATGTCTTGACTTGTTGGaccacatttgtgttttgtgttataatgaattattgatataacaacaaaaacaatgttgttGAAAATATCGCAACATATTTCAGCACTAACGCATGTAAAATATGACCTCATACTTCCAACACCCTCATACAGCACAGCCTAGAGTCGATCCCTGGCATCAGCAACCAAACAGCCGGTGATTTATTTCTGTAATTTACATCCACAGTAATCTAAACCACCAGTATTACCTGGCAATAGCCAGGAATCTCAAGATATTTCGACCAAACTCTCGAATGCTGGAGAACAGTCTTTCACATGGTTATAGAAAGGTCCAGAGATATCTAGAACTGGGTAAATCTCGCGATATTTGCAGCGGGACAGTAGAGATCATAGACACCGGTAATAGTCAGCGGTGTGGATTATGACTAGAAGTAGCCCTACTTAACACAACGCAACACAACTACTTCTCCCGACTTTTTCTGCCCCTTTAACCTGAAGCTGAACCTTACTTTTAGTTTTCTACATATTCACCCGTAGATACGCTTATAGCCAGAGGAAGACAGCCGTATCGCTGAAGATGTCAGTGGTGGGATTTGACTTGGGCTTTCAAAGCTGCTATGTAGCTGTAGCCCGAGCCGGAGGGATCGAGACAGTCGCTAATGAGTACAGCGACAGATGCACACCGTAAGTACCTGAAATACAGACATTATTAACAGGACTTGTGAGGGGATGGCTGCGGCAGAGAGGGTTTAATTGTGTTGTTGTCTTCACCGGTGTCGGGGTGCTGCACGTGAACGCCGCTCCACTGACTAGCCACCGTTAGCTAAACTTATATCTCTGTGTGATGCGATGGCTAATCAGTCTTTCAGCACTAATACATTAGTGAAATGTTTCTTAATGTGTCCGTGTAGAACATGCATCCATATAGAATTTAGCCACGATTTACGcagttttgttgctgtttttttcagacatCAGCCACggggctagctggctagctaacaTGGTTTTTATTAACGGTACTGTACGCGTTGAAAACGGATTTCAGTTGCCCGGCGAGCACGGGCGGGCGGtgttccccccctccccctgttCTAATTGCTGTTCACGTCTTTAAGGCGAAAGCCGACCAACCGGTGTGCCCCGTGTGGAAAGCAAGCGCCTTGCGTGATGTCCTCTACGATGACGACAGACAGCGAGCCAACCGCTTGTAGGAATATTCTAGAACATTTTAGTGACTCGTCCAAAAGATCTggctttttaaaatttaatttaatttactaaaatgtgtgtgtgtgtgttttttttttttttttttaaatcaaatgttgttttaaaggagGTGATTTAAAATTGTTCGGCATGGTTCGTTTGTGTGACTGAGCACACTTTGTACCCACACAGGTTGTGATCACATCTAATCAACATCTTTGTGTTGTCATCGATTGTAAGATATTGACATTTTCCATGTTGAGGAGACTTAATGAAAAACAGGACTGCTTTCAATAAAGCAGTTACAGACTGTGTCTTTATAAGATGTTCATTGTAAACAGGTGTGTTATCTTTCCTTGATTTAAACTTTAGGTTTGACTTAATGTATACCATGTTTCCACTGCATATCTAAGACTTTGAATATAGCTAAAGGTAAGAAGAAACAACACCTGTTTGAGAAGATATCATGTACTGACACCCTGATGTGCAGTGGAACACATGTTAACAGGCCTCTTTAAGCTAACTGGACCAACTGATCAGATTAGTTAATTGACAGAAAGATTCTATCAATAAATCAAAACTGAGAAGAGaggtttgctttttttaaaatctgaatattttttggcttttggtgtattacattaaatgctatTTTGAGAGGTCAGATTGACCCTGGTATCTTGTCATAGGGATATTTTTGaacatttaagaaaaacacTGCATATAACAAATTACTGCTCAGTTCAGTATGTATTCGAGTGCCTGTTGAGACCAATATTCTCAGCGACGTGTTGCTCTGACCCATCATACACATTAGCAGCTGGGCGTGTGTGTTGATGGCGACCGCAGCTCCGACATCTGTGTTTGACAGGGAGGATGATGACAAATGGATGCAAGATATAAGTGGACTAACCACTTCAGCCTCTGTTTATATAATACTGTGCAATTAGTAAGAGATGGTTCTGAGTCCAGGCCTCAGCATGATCTATCATACATCCTGTACAGTATTATACATTGTGGAAGATTTCACTTTGACACAAGGCCAAACCCTCATGATGGCACACGCTGAATTTTACCTaagcacacaacaacaaactgcatgTGTTGCCACTGCAGACATGGTAAAATGTCTGTTCAGTTTCATGTGGGTTAGGCTCTTAAATGTCAGGTCAGGTGTAGGCGAGACCGTTCAGTGACAGACATGTAAAGCTGTCTTGATTTTGGGTGTATTAAACAAAAGGTGGATTATAGAAGGAGATTAGACTGCCTGCTCGTAATAGCATGTGAcgttttcttttgttgtcttGCAGGTCATTTGTATCATTCGGTCCACGAAATCGATCAATAGGAGCAGCTGCAAAGAGCCAGGTAAAATCAGTTCAGGCATCCTGCTAACAACCGTGTTATTGAATGCAAAACACtgtaattatttcattattttatcatcttttgCCTCGCTCATCATGTCCAGGTGGTGACCAACTGTCGGAACACGGTACAAGGCTTCAAGCGATTCCATGGCCGGGCTTTCACAGACCCCTACATCCAGTCAGCCAAGTCTAACTTGGTGTATGACCTGGCACAGATGCCCTCTGGATCAACCGGTATAAAAGTAAGATTGACAATTTTACTGTGCCTCTGCCATTTTAGAGATTAGCTACACAGGTTACCTCAAGtagagggaggaaaagaagcAATGATTTCCAAAAAGAAAACTTGAAGGTAAGGCTTAAGTCAATACTGTATGCTGAAGTAGGGCAATCAAGAATAAAAAGGGACAGCCATAAGAAATTTAACAGAGTGAAACAGAACAGATCATTCTTGAGTATATtgcttcctcctctgtttcctgCTGTGCTCCAAGAAGGGCCTCACGTAATGCTCTTTTCTCTGAATCATTGCTCTTCTACGTTATCTTCACATTCTGTCCAGACTCCATTAGCTCTGTCTAAAGATgccatatttattttcttatagCATTAATCTGTGGTGGAAGCACTGTCTCAGACCCAGTCGACTAAATGTctgaatttgaaaaatgtagTTGGTGTAGCGGCTCAAAACCTTCCCAGTGTTCTTGCACGCTGCAAGCACAAAGCCtggtgtgttttattgtgtccCTGTGGAGATAATTAATGTGAATCCTCGGGGCAGATGCTCGCAGAAGAAATGACAAAACCAAGGCAGTTGCATCGACCTGTTGTTGCAAAATCGCCTCTAACATGAAACACTTCCTGATTGCATATTTCCATATTTTATTGCATTATCTTTCTAAGTTGTTAGGGTTTTGTGGACGCCTGTTTTATGAGCTTTCAGATAGTTTTAATGCTTTCAATGAAACTGTCATGGCGTTTtccatttttaatgaaaacatttctcaTTCACGGCTGTTAAAAGCTATTAAAACATTCTGGCTGAAGAGTAAAAATCTTCCTAATTCTTGTCATGTGTAGGTGATGtacatggaggaggagaaagtgttCAGCATCGAGCAGGTCACCGGCATGCTGCTGACCAAACTGAAGGAGACTGCTGAGAGTGCGCTGAAGAAGCCGGTTGCGGACTGTGTCATCTCGGTAAGCATCTCTGCGGACGTCTGCAGCGGTCTCATCGCCTCAGCAGGATGTCTTCAAATCTATAAAACTTCTAAAAAAGATTTGTCAGCGCTGCACATtcgttttctgtttttccacgCCTGACTAGATGTCTTTTAGGCTTATTCTTGTGGCAATATATTTTATCTTGGGGGCTTTAAATGTCTGCGGAGGTGTTAATTTACTTGTTGGATATCTTCAACCAGCTTATTTAAAGACGTGACATAGGACTGACAGGGCTGCACTCTTACCACCGTAATCTCTGCCATGCTCTGTACCTACATGCAATATGGCTTTTACATTTATATCCTGATATTTTGAGTGGAAGCTACTCATGTCACCCTCTCGCATTTTCAAGTAATATAGGTGAAAATATGCCTGGAGAAAGCTGCCTCCCATGTGTATAAATGTATTACCACCTGTTCATGTGACATTTCGCTCTGAACACTTCACCAGATGTCTTGTCTGAAAGCTTTATTTCCTCCTGTGCACCTTGCTGGTGAAGagtgggatgtgtgtgtgtgtgtgtgtgtgtgtgtgtgtgtgtgtgtgtgtgtgtgtgtgtgtgtgtgtgtgtgtgtgtgtgtgtgtgtgtgtgtgtgtgtgtgtgtgtgtgtgtcttgctgTGGTTGGTATATGAATTCACCAGCAGCATCTGTTACGTAATGTTACAGATCTCACTCAGAGGGGCTGTTGCTTTTAATGGTCCTAACTCTACAGTTTGCATCAGCCCTTCAGATGGACAACATGTTATTACCACTGTGGCCAATAGCTAATTTTAGCACTTGAGCTTTTCCACAaggagatgttttgttttggcacCCAGAGAAACGGACACGGTAACGTTATCCAGACATCTCGTGATGCAGCTGATTCATTTCAGACATCTTTGGCgtctttttaaatgtcttacaGTAATAgtacatgtgtttgtttcttacTTAGTGTTGGTTCCAGTTGAATCCCTCATTCTGAGATGGTCAACACTAATATCCTCACTCACTGAGACTGCTTAATGTTTTGTATTAAAATTGCATTTTCCCCTCCCAGGTCCCGAGCTATTTCACTGATGCAGAAAGAAGGTCTGTGATGGACGCAGCTCAGATCGCAGGCCTCAACTGTCTACGACTAATGAATGAGACCACTGCAGGTACATTTATGTAAAGATCACCAGATCATTGATTTCACGCCCTGACAACTGTCATCTAGATTTTAAAATTCTTATCAAAAGGGGACACATTACTTTAATACTTACATTATGAAGAAagaacagtgttgatgttatgtcaaagacgttTACGTACTGTCagagagatgtctactgaagttagcatatTATTACCAGCAAGATTGAGAGTTGATGGCCCGATAGTCCTCATTATTTCAGACGGGAGTTGTGCTTTATGCCTCTACTGTCTCCGCCTGCTGTGTCTTCTCAACCCTGAAGTCTTAGTCCTGGTCAGAACTGTGATAAATCACATCCATACTGCATCATCTATCGTCACACTGTCATCTGTCGGTCTCAGAGGCTttgttcagtcccagtctggtgtGGAGCGATGTTCAGTGGGTGGCCCTGCTGCCCGCGGTGACACACCCCATCATCCCAGCTAGCAGACAGACTCCCTTCAGCTAATAGGGCCACTTGGCTCCACAGCTAATTGACCTACTTGTCAACAGCAGCTAGTTCCTACAGCCAAAGATAGTCACAGCAAAAAGTAGCAAGTTAAGTATAGGGAGCAGTGGTTAGCACTTCTGCTGTTCCCTAATAGATTTGGAGATACCTTATTACAATTGACACCTTTTGAAAAGAGGCTACGTGGTTTcaactgtttttacattttgatcgGACGAATGATGCTTTGAGACACTTATGTCATTATGCAGTCAAATGACATGTAGACGGATTTTTCATGATatatttacctttttattttcataaactTGCTGAAactctgctttatgtttttagtttttaacttTCTGCAGCAGATGGAGTAAAACAAATGTCATACTGCCAACAAGTTATTTGCTTTGTATTAATAGTTTGGTAGTGACACTTTTCTTGACCTCTTCTTGTCTACTGTGTGTTGCAGTGACTCTGGCATACGGCATCTACAAACAGGACCTGCCGGCTCCGGAGGAGAAGCCCAGGATAGTGGTGTTTGTGGACGTGGGCCACTCGGGTTACCAGGTGTCGGTTTGTGCCTTCAATAAAGGAAAGCTCAAGGTGAGTGATGAATAATTTGTGCCCATT
This genomic window from Sparus aurata chromosome 13, fSpaAur1.1, whole genome shotgun sequence contains:
- the zcchc10 gene encoding zinc finger CCHC domain-containing protein 10, yielding MATPMHRIIARRQAEANKQHVRCQKCLEMGHWTYECTGKRKYVHRPSRTTEMKKKLKENENKPLSITGPGNEGANEKKVKKKAKDTSDSSSDSDGSSSDSSSDSSDSSSSSSDDSDSSSDSDSSSSSSSSSSSSSSDSSDSGSSSDSDQGPPKKKKKKK